In Gossypium arboreum isolate Shixiya-1 chromosome 6, ASM2569848v2, whole genome shotgun sequence, the following are encoded in one genomic region:
- the LOC108484362 gene encoding disease resistance protein SUMM2-like, with amino-acid sequence MGNCCSVQCGLDNFLLRGLDFIGVHANYVWKLKQDLPTLSAALEELKARRVDVKRRVDLAERKLLKPLEEVQQWLSTAGPTITEAEKLIEDGRQQMNNLCLGGCASKNCLSSYKYGKKVNKMLQEISDLMRKGAFEKVAEDPPPAPVVVRPEGQAVALESTIQKVWSCIVETNVGIIGLYGLGGVGKTTLLTKLNNKFSTTPNDFEVVIWAVVSKDYDVGKIQDRIGENIGFPQSWKNESVDQKAIDIYRILSNKRFVVLLDDLWKKVDLNLVGIPEPSQTKGSKLIFTTRSLDICGYMEAKTKIKVDCLEPEKAWELFQDKVGDEALNSHPDIPNLAKQVAERCGGLPLALITIGCAMACKTTPEDWNYAIEMLKRCAVPQMEEDVFSLLKFSYDNLPNAAMRSCFLYCCLHPEDYCIPKKRLVEYWFCEGLLIEFDRISEAQMQSDHIINFLLNACLLENGGEIHGEECVKMHDVIRDMALWITRNSEATENNFFVKAGAQLYEEPDVKAWESVKRMSVMTNKIEVLKETPKCPNLRTLFLSQNELQVISDGFFQFMPHLTVLDLSRNLRLHVLPEGISLLVCLECLDLSFTGISELPIGLKSLTKLKMLDLSYMHNLRKIPQHLISSFHKLQIFRMWWSGYGDYPNEDNVLYGGNEKLIVELKGLQRLSIIRIQKRHALSRKIPEP; translated from the coding sequence ATGGGCAATTGCTGCTCCGTACAATGTGGTTTAGACAATTTCCTTCTTCGTGGCTTGGATTTCATTGGTGTCCATGCTAATTATGTCTGGAAGCTTAAACAAGATCTTCCAACTTTATCTGCTGCTCTTGAAGAACTGAAGGCGCGAAGAGTCGACGTGAAACGGAGGGTTGATCTTGCAGAACGAAAATTATTGAAGCCATTGGAGGAAGTTCAGCAATGGCTTTCAACAGCGGGACCTACGATAACGGAGGCAGAAAAGTTGATTGAAGATGGCCGTCAACAAATGAATAACTTGTGTCTCGGCGGCTGTGCTTCCAAGAATTGCCTGTCTAGCTACAAGTATGGTAAAAAAGTGAACAAAATGCTTCAAGAAATAAGTGATCTTATGAGGAAAGGAGCTTTTGAGAAAGTAGCAGAGGATCCGCCCCCAGCTCCAGTGGTAGTAAGACCTGAAGGGCAGGCGGTTGCTCTAGAATCCACAATCCAAAAGGTATGGAGTTGCATTGTAGAAACAAATGTGGGGATCATTGGTCTCTATGGCTTGGGGGGCGTTGGCAAGACAACACTCTTGACCAAACTCAACAACAAGTTCAGCACCACACCAAATGATTTTGAAGTTGTTATCTGGGCGGTGGTGTCTAAAGATTACGATGTTGGAAAGATTCAAGATAGGATTGGTGAAAATATTGGTTTTCCACAATCCTGGAAGAATGAAAGTGTTGACCAGAAAGCCATAGATATCTATAGGATATTGAGTAACAAGAGATTTGTTGTATTGTTGGATGATTTATGGAAGAAGGTGGATTTGAACCTAGTTGGGATACCAGAACCAAGCCAAACAAAGGGTTCCAAACTTATTTTTACTACTCGATCTTTGGATATATGTGGCTACATGGAAGCTAAAACGAAAATCAAAGTGGATTGCCTGGAACCGGAGAAGGCTTGGGAATTGTTCCAAGACAAGGTTGGAGATGAAGCTCTCAACAGCCATCCAGATATTCCAAACCTAGCTAAACAAGTAGCTGAAAGGTGCGGTGGGCTGCCTCTTGCACTAATTACAATCGGTTGTGCCATGGCTTGCAAGACAACACCTGAGGACTGGAATTATGCAATTGAGATGTTGAAGCGATGTGCCGTGCCACAAATGGAAGAGGATGTGTTTtcacttttaaaatttagttatgATAATTTGCCTAATGCCGCAATGAGAAGTTGCTTCCTATATTGTTGTCTGCATCCTGAAGATTATTGTATTCCCAAAAAGAGATTAGTGGAATATTGGTTTTGTGAAGGGCTATTGATTGAATTTGATAGAATTAGTGAAGCTCAAATGCAAAGTGACCACATTATCAACTTTCTTCTGAATGCTTGTTTATTGGAAAATGGTGGTGAAATACATGGAGAAGAATGTGTAAAGATGCATGATGTGATCCGTGACATGGCTTTATGGATTACACGCAATTCTGAAGCAACAGAGAATAACTTTTTTGTAAAAGCAGGGGCTCAGTTATATGAAGAACCAGATGTTAAGGCATGGGAAAGTGTAAAAAGAATGTCAGTgatgacaaataagattgaagTTCTCAAAGAAACACCCAAATGCCCTAACCTTCGAACCTTGTTTCTTAGCCAAAATGAGTTGCAAGTGATCAGCGATGGCTTCTTCCAATTTATGCCTCATCTGACTGTTTTGGATTTGTCAAGAAACCTTAGATTACATGTGCTGCCTGAGGGAATTTCACTATTGGTTTGTCTAGAATGTCTTGACCTATCATTTACTGGTATTTCAGAGTTGCCAATAGGGTTGAAATCGTTGACAAAACTAAAAATGTTGGACTTGAGTTATATGCACAATCTCAGAAAAATCCCACAACATTTGATATCTAGTTTTCACAAGTTGCAAATATTCAGAATGTGGTGGTCGGGATACGGAGATTATCCTAATGAAGACAATGTTTTGTATGGTGGTAATGAAAAGCTTATAGTGGAGTTGAAAGGTTTGCAACGTTTGAGTATAATAAGGATACAGAAAAGGCATGCTTTGTCTAGAAAGATTCCTGAGCCTTAA